A single region of the Manihot esculenta cultivar AM560-2 chromosome 12, M.esculenta_v8, whole genome shotgun sequence genome encodes:
- the LOC110627732 gene encoding zinc-finger homeodomain protein 1, with product MEFEDQEEHEEEEQMGLPASYDSLGNSSRVKMTSPAGEQAAAGAGPVQSTKPRYRECLKNHAVGIGGQAVDGCGEFMAAGAEGTLDALKCAACNCHRNFHRKETNDSTAPGGGELFFHGHPHPHHLHHQVPQFAPYYRTPAGYLHVAPPQQRPLALPSTSGGQSREDQEDVSNPSGGGFGGGSSRKRFRTKFTQEQKERMLALAERLGWRIQKHDEAAVQEFCNETGVKRHVLKVWMHNNKHTLGKKP from the coding sequence ATGGAGTTTGAGGATCAGGAAGAGCATGAAGAGGAAGAGCAGATGGGTTTGCCGGCGAGTTATGACTCGTTGGGTAATTCTTCTAGAGTCAAAATGACGAGCCCTGCAGGTGAACAAGCAGCGGCTGGAGCCGGACCCGTTCAGTCAACGAAGCCAAGGTATAGAGAATGTTTGAAGAACCACGCGGTGGGGATCGGTGGGCAAGCGGTGGATGGGTGTGGCGAGTTCATGGCTGCTGGAGCTGAAGGAACACTCGACGCGCTGAAATGTGCCGCGTGTAACTGCCACAGAAACTTCCACCGCAAAGAAACTAACGACTCGACAGCACCGGGAGGAGGAGAACTGTTCTTCCACGGCCACCCTCACCCACATCACCTCCATCATCAGGTTCCACAATTCGCACCGTATTACAGGACCCCAGCAGGATACCTCCATGTTGCTCCACCACAACAACGGCCTTTAGCATTGCCATCGACGTCGGGAGGTCAGAGTAGGGAAGATCAAGAAGATGTGTCGAATCCAAGTGGTGGTGGATTTGGTGGAGGGTCGTCGAGGAAGAGGTTTAGAACGAAGTTCACGCAGGAGCAAAAGGAGAGAATGCTGGCACTGGCGGAGAGATTGGGTTGGAGGATTCAGAAACATGATGAAGCTGCAGTGCAGGAGTTCTGCAATGAGACTGGAGTGAAGAGGCATGTGCTTAAGGTTTGGATGCATAACAACAAGCACACTCTGGGTAAGAAACCCTAG